The following is a genomic window from Rutidosis leptorrhynchoides isolate AG116_Rl617_1_P2 chromosome 8, CSIRO_AGI_Rlap_v1, whole genome shotgun sequence.
CATCTAACAACATCTACCAACGATTCAAATCCCATGAGAATGCAAAAAACCTGATCAAGCAATACGGATCTAATTCCAACCAGCATTCTCGTGATAAACCTGAACCAAAAAACATCATATCTTTCCTTTTTTTCAACTTTCCCGACTCCTGGAATTCTGTAAAACTATGGGGTCTGTTCAAACAATTTGGGGATATCACCGAAGTTTACATCCCAAAGAAAACGTTAAAAAATGGAAAACGCTTCGGTTTCGTCCGATACAGGAACATTCCGGAATATCTTGTTGTTTCGATGGTGAGGAAACTCAATATGATTGTTGTTGATGGTATGCTTCTTGTAGTTTACAAAGCTCATGACAGAAAATTGCACAACGTGTCCAATACTCATCCTCCTGTGAACAAACCGTGTCAGAATAATCATCCGCCAACAAACAAGTTCACTGATGATCGCAAATTCTCCGAAGTCACTGCCCCTCAGGCTCAAAATGAATCGAACAAAAGCTCAGGTATAACTAATAACTATCTTAAAACTATAGAGATTAACGTATTGCAAGACGAAAAGCTCAATGATTTACTTGGTCATGCTCTTGTTGGGGTGATAAAAAACATTGATCACCTTATGTATTTTGATGAAATCTGTAAATCGGAAAATCTTATAGGATTTGAGCCTAAATACCTAGGTGGTCGTGATGTTATGCTTATCTTTGATGACAAAAAATTGGCTCTCGATGTTTTAAACACTAGCAAACTGAACGAAAATAGGAACCCCTTGTGGAATTGGTTTGATGACATCCAACCTTGGGATCCTGATGAATACTCCCATCCTGGGCGTTTAGTTTGGGTTGAAATCAAAGGGGTACCGTTTACATGTTGGTTTGAATCAACGTTCAATGACATTGCTAAAGAATGGGGTGAAATAATTGAACAAAAAAATTGTTCCATTGATGAGAAAGGTTCACAAGATTTATCTTCAGGAAAGGTTCTCATCATTACTAGATCACTTGAACCCATTTACGGTCGTGCCCTTATCAATCACGGGTCTACATCTACATATGCTTTTGTTTCTGAAATCAACGAACCTACGATTGAGTTTAACTCCATGGATAACGAATCATCAGTTTGGGATGATGATGTACTATCTGATGATTATGCTTCGGACGAAGAATCCCTCATGGATGGTAACCAAATATTTGAAGGTTATGCGACACAAAAATCGCCAAAAAACATGTTCAATACCAACGACACTAGCGACAACAATTCTGGCACCGAAAATATACCACCTTCGGATGGGTCGTCTTTGTCTAACTCGAAGAGATTTGCTGCCTGCAAGTTTCCAAAAAATCTTGATGACACTAATTCGAACTCTGAGCCTAAAGATAATGGTAATAATGAACATGTTGTTTCATCAGATTATGATCATGTTTCGGAAACGGACACAGGTGATGATAACTTATCGTCCCCTATAAGCGGTAATCAGAACAGTCCCCATACATCCCATGATTTACACAACTCGACATCTGAACCCAACCCCAATCCTCTAAACGAGACTACACCTCCAACCATACCTATTAGCCCAATTCAGATTATGAATAACCTACAATCCTTGAACTCCGCTAAGCCCAATATCGATCTCCATGCTCCTATAACAAACCCAATAAACCTATCTTCTCCTAACCCACCTCATAACGAACCCGTCCCTTTAACCCAACCAAACCACGAAACCAATCCTTCTAATTCTAACTTTGATGGAAGCTGTGATGTGTCAAATAAGGCTGATACAGACAGCTCCTCAGGGATCCCTTCATCCACTCATGATTGTCCAATTAATATTGACGACAATGTGACTTCTAATCCAACACTAGCCGAGATTCGATCTAACGAAAAGAAGAAACGTTTGCATGcgaagaaagaaaaaaagaaaagtcATCGAACTAGCGACCTTGAATTCAAAAAAATCGCACGGAATCAACCAAAACCGCCTCACCATTCTACGCTAGCTGAACCGAGTAGAAAAGCACCGCAATCCAAATTCCTATATATTAAACATTGTGCACGTAGCGGACAAAAACTGAAATTCGGTCAACTTAACCGCAAATGTAGCTCGACATCTAATCCCAACTCTACACTGAATATTCCCAAAAAATCGGGCTCAAAAAATGCATCTGGAAGCAGCACAAGTACAAATGAATTTGGTACAGGTATCGGAATCCGATGGAATGCGGAACATTAGCACCCTCCTTCATCATCTCGTTCTTTGTAAGTTTTCTAATGGCTTGTATTTCTCTTAATATTCGGGGAGTAGGGGTAACGGGTAAAATTAATTGGCTTAAAAAAATATGCAACTCAAACTGCCCTATCATCTTAGGTCTACAAGAAACAAAATGTGGACAATCTCCTGATTCACTTATTGACTCCTTTTGGTATAATTCCCACTTCAATTTTGTTCAAAAAGACGCTATCGGGGCCTCGGGTGGTCTACTATTGATCTGGGACTCCTCCACTTTTACATTTGAAAGTGCAATTGAAGGTGAATTTTTCATTGCTATCAAAGGAAAGTGGTCTGGATATGCCTCAGACATGGTAATCATTAATGTTTACGGGCCCCATTCACACAGGAAAAAACTTGTATTTTGGGATGAACTCTCAAGACTTGTTGATTCCATTGATATTCCTCACATCATCTTTGGTGATTTCAATGAAGTTCGATCCAAATCTGAACGCCTAAACTGTTTCTTCAAGCAATCCTGGGCCGACAATTTTAATAAATTCATTGATAACTCTAACCTTATCGATATTCCACTTGGAGGTAAGAAATACACCCGCTTGTGTCTCAAGACAATGAAATTCAGTAAACTTGACCGTTTCTTGGTGTCTGAGTCCATCTTAAAACTTTGGCCGAATATCTCCTCAAAATCACTCGACCGTGACCTTTCCGACCATTGTCCTATTATTCTTAAAAACTCTATCGTAGACTTTGGCCCTAAACCCACTCGTGTTTTTAATACCTGGTTGAAATTAAAAAATGCAGACGACATCATAAAATCTACATGGTCACAACCCGTAAGCGGAAACCGCCCTGACTGTATCCTCCGAAACAAACTAAAAAACGTCAAATTTGAACTAAAAAAACTAAGCGCACAACTAAATAATCTAGACAATGAAATTAAAACACACCTCGATGCTTCTAATGATTTTGAGAAACTTGCGGAAATTAGGCCCTTAACAGATCTCGAAAAGGACAAATGGATTAATAACAGAATGCAACACATAGTAAAAGAAAAACAGAAATCTAACATGTTCAAACAGAAAGCCCGAATCAAATGGAACCTCGAGGGCGATGAAAACTCTAAATACTTTCATAATTACATTAAAAGAAGAGTTAACAAAAACAATATCCGTGGCATATCCCTAAATGGTACATGGTCCGAAGAACCTAACACAATAAAAAACGAGGCACTTAAATACTTTGAATCACTTTTCCGCTCCAAACCACGTAAAGGGTCTTGCCCATTCGAAAATGAACCTGACCGCATCTACATTTCGCAAGAAGATAATCTAATCCTCGAATCCCAATTCTCAGAAAAAGAGATCTGGGATGCCCTTAATGATTGCGAAAGCTCCAAGGCGCCTGGACCGGACGGTTTTAACATGAAATTCTTCAAAAAATACTGGTGGTTAGTTAAAGAAGACCTCATTAGGGCCCTAGATTGGTTTTGGCTCAAATCCGAAATATCTAGGGGATGCAATGCATCTTTCTTCACGCTAATACCTAAAAAATCCAACCCTATTGGCTTTAACGAATATCGACCCATATGCTTAATCGGAAGTTACTATAAAATCCTCACCAAGATTCTCGCTAACCGTCTTTCAAAAGTTATCCATAAAATAATCGGTGTTGAACAAACCGCATTTCTAAAAGGCCGTAACATTCTCGATAGCGTTCTAATTGCAAACGAAATTATCGATGAACTTAAAAGAAAAAAGCAAAAAGGCCTCATATTCAAAGTGGACTTCGAAAAGGCATTCGACTGCATCGAATGGGATTTTCTTTTCGAGACCATGGCATGTATGGGATTCGGACGCAAATGGATCAGTTTCATCCATGCATGTCTTTCCTCTTCCTCCATTTCCATCCTTATCAATGGTTCCCCGACGGCGGAATTCTCTCCTGAAAGAGGAATTCGCCAAGGCGACCCTATCTCTCCCTTCCTTTTCATCATCGCGGCCGAAGGTCTAAACATCCTCACTAAGCGTGCTATAGCAAACGACCAATTACGAGGGATTTGTGTCGGGCATGATAAGATTGTGTTATCCCATCTCCAGTATGCGGACGACACAATCTTCTTTGGTGAATGGAGTAAACGGAACGCTAAAAACGTGTCCAAATTACTCAAATGCTTTGAAAACATATCGGGCCTAAATGTTAATCTCAAAAAAAGTAATTTATACGGAATTGGTGTTGCACAAAATGAAGTTGATGCTATGGCTTGCTACATAAATTGTACGGCCGGCACAACTCCTTTCACTTACCTCGGACTTCCCATCGGCACCCTCACTACAAAAGCCTCGTCTTGGAAACCAATCATTGAGAAGTTTGACAAAAGACTCTCTGACTGGAAAGCAAAATCAATCTCTTTTGGCGGACGACTAACCTTAATCAAATCCGTATTATCTAGTATCCCTCTTTACTACTTCTCCTTATTCCATGCCCCTTGCAACATCATCAATTTACTCGAAACAAAAAGACGCAAATTCTTTTGGGGTGGGTCCGAAGCGGACAAAAAAATTAATTGGATCAAATGGGAACACATTCTTTTACCTTATGATAAGGGTGGTTTAAACATTGGTTCATTATCTTGCAAAAACATCTCCCTACTTtccaaatggtggtggagattccaTAACGAAAAAGATGCTCTCTGGGTTAAAATAATATCTAGCATTTACGGTCCGGGTGGGGGGGGGGGTTTGCGCTAATGTTTTATCTAGAAATGTTTCAGGTAGCACAATTTGGAATGAAATTATCAAGGCGGGTAATATCGCGGACAACCTCGGGACAAACTTCACCAAGTCTATCACCAAATGCATTGGAAACGGAACCGACACCAAATTTTGGCATGACACTTGGTGTGGTTCCGAAAAATTCAGCAATCAATTTAGAAGACTATACATGCTTGAAAGCAACAAACAAGCTCTGGTTGCCGATCGTATCACGTCACAAAACTCTACTTCCACCGGATTATGGAATTGGTCGAGAAACCCATATGGACGTACCCTCAACGAATTAACGGAACTCAACAATCTTATTGCCTCCTTTAATTTAACTGATAAACCTGACACTTGGAAGTGGGCCTTAGATAACGATGGTATCTTCACAACAAAGAAACTTGCTTCTATCCTCGACAACACCAAACTCGCCACTCCACAACACACCTTCAAAACTCCGAAAAACAAACTTTTACCCCAAAAAATTAACATATTTATCTGGAGATTAATTTATGGTAGAATTCCCACTCGCATTGAACTAGACAAACGTAATGTTGACCTTAATTCGCTTCTTTGCCCATTATGCAACTCACACGTCGAAACCATTGAACACATTCTTTTTCTTTGTCCGAAAACATCAAGTGTATGGCTATCTATACTAAAATGGTGGAACCTTCCTTCTAACACCCTCACCACCTTTACCGACATTACCATCTCGGAGCAACCGTTCCCTACGTCGAAATCCGGTTCATACATATGGCAAGCCACTAAATGGGCATCTACATACATTATTTGGAAACATAGGAATCTTAATGTCTTTAGCAAAAAGGAATGGTGTGTTGCTACAATTTTAGCCGAAATCCAATCACAATCTTACGCTTGGATCTCCAAAAGAGCAAAGAAGTCTATAATCGATTGGCATCAATGGCTCATCAACCCATCATCATACACCTCGGATCAACAAAGAACGGGCATTGGCTAATTTACTTCACGTCCTAAATAGTCCTTTTGTACTCATGCTTCTCCATGGATAGGTCTTTGCATTTTGTCACTTGGTTAAACGGATAGTATTAATCAACTTTGTCACCGAAAGTTCGGTACTGTTCGGTTAATTCTATCCTACTTGAATCCTCAAGTTCCGCGGTGTCAAAATGTGTGATTTATTCATGAAGGCGGCATTTGCTTTTTTCCGTTATCATCATATTGTATAGAATTTATAGGGCTTGTAACTttccattatataaataaaatttcttgcttttcaaaaaaaaaaggcATTGGGGACAACTACCCCCTTCCTTAACTAGTTCCGTCCATGCGTACCGTTAAAAGGATCATATATCGCTTAGGGGCATTTTTGAGATTTAACCAAACTAGGTGAAGGATCTGTCGCACGTTGTGCGGGTCCCCTCTGTTTGCAGGAACGTGTTTTGACGACATGTTTGTTGTATGTGTTTGGTGTTAACAATAATTGTGTTTGAAAACACATAATTTCATCGTTATAATCGGGACTCCTCTTTATATGCAGTAACGTGTTTTGACGAATTGTTTGTTGTATGCATATGGTCTTAACAACAGTTGTGTTTAGAAGTTTATAATTTGTTACATGCGGTTATAAATAAAATATTGATCTATTAATGTTAAAAAATCGCCGTTTAAAAAAAACAGTACAATATTAGTACAATATTAGACGTTTTAATTTaacattttatttataataatttgtTACAAAAGTTGGACAAATATAGAAAGTGATGAAGTGTAGAATGGCTATTTTCCATTACATATACTACAAACAAACATGTAGTGTGGTTGTTAGAAATATGTACTTAAAAAAAATAGAGGGATGTGAGGTATGTGTCCAAAAATAAATGTCAAATCATCATATGGGTCAATGGGTCGGGTGCTATATCCTCAAAGGAGCTGATTCGCTCACTACTAGATTTTAGCCATACACCAAAGGTGCATTAAAACATTGTACTCTACAATACTGTAATGCATATTTTGTAGTGTATGGTAAAatttggtggtgtacgaatcagcccCACCTATCACCAAGTAGTGCTTGAATTATAACTGAGGGCATTTTGATAATTTGATGTGATACATGTTTCCCATTGGCTATGGGCATGGTTGCAAAAATCGTGAGAACTCGGCGAGAACTCGGAATTTCATTCCTGGCGAAAACTCGTTTTAAAATCGGTCAAAAAATCGGTCAACgaccaaaaatcggtcaaatctccaaaaaaatcggtcaaatctcgaaaAAATAGGTCAAATCTCGAAAAAAGGTCAAATCTCAgacaaatcggtcaaatctcggtaaaatcggtcaaatctcggaaaaaacTCAATAAAATCtcgaaagtcaacgaaagtcaaccaccgataactccccgagttctccgagTTCTCGTTTTGGAGACCCTACCGAGAACTCCCCGAGAACCGATTTCTATAACCTTGGCTATGGGCATTACTTAAAAGagtaaaacaaaataaaaagaaaatagtgAAATTACATTTCAATCCAAAATGAACTCCAGCCAACTTTaagaattaaaattaattaatatatttaatatatttatataatttcaaATTTACGATGGCAAACGAATAACATGCCGATGCTCCGCTTTCGTCACAAATACCGGATAAACTCCTAATTTGGAAGACTATTATCGCTCAATTACAGTGTCAATTAAACAATAACTGTTTTCGTATTCACAGAGACTAATAACGCAGA
Proteins encoded in this region:
- the LOC139862795 gene encoding uncharacterized protein, encoding MIVVDGMLLVVYKAHDRKLHNVSNTHPPVNKPCQNNHPPTNKFTDDRKFSEVTAPQAQNESNKSSGFEPKYLGGRDVMLIFDDKKLALDVLNTSKLNENRNPLWNWFDDIQPWDPDEYSHPGRLVWVEIKGVPFTCWFESTFNDIAKEWGEIIEQKNCSIDEKGSQDLSSGKVLIITRSLEPIYGRALINHGSTSTYAFVSEINEPTIEFNSMDNESSVWDDDVLSDDYASDEESLMDGNQIFEGYATQKSPKNMFNTNDTSDNNSGTENIPPSDGSSLSNSKRFAACKFPKNLDDTNSNSEPKDNGNNEHVVSSDYDHVSETDTGDDNLSSPISGNQNSPHTSHDLHNSTSEPNPNPLNETTPPTIPISPIQIMNNLQSLNSAKPNIDLHAPITNPINLSSPNPPHNEPVPLTQPNHETNPSNSNFDGSCDVSNKADTDSSSGIPSSTHDCPINIDDNVTSNPTLAEIRSNEKKKRLHAKKEKKKSHRTSDLEFKKIARNQPKPPHHSTLAEPSRKAPQSKFLYIKHCARSGQKLKFGQLNRKCSSTSNPNSTLNIPKKSGSKNASGSSTSTNEFGTGIGIRWNAEH